Proteins from a genomic interval of Bradyrhizobium sp. CCBAU 53340:
- a CDS encoding SDR family NAD(P)-dependent oxidoreductase — protein sequence MSGLPHSPHALVTGGGRGIGRAIAAALVGAGATVTVLGRNAAVLDEAVNAGAAHFAAIADVSDETAVKTAIAAAHARKPIDILIANAGSAESAPFAKSDSALFARMMDVNFMGVVHAISAVLPGMKDRPYGRIVAIASTAGLKGYAYVSAYTAAKHAVVGLVRSLALEMAGSSVTVNAVCPGFTDTDLVAGSIDNIMKRTGRTREQAIAELAKHNPQGRLITPQEVANAVLWLCSEHASAITGQAIAVAGGEI from the coding sequence ATGTCCGGATTGCCGCATTCGCCGCATGCGCTGGTGACCGGTGGCGGTCGCGGCATCGGCCGCGCGATTGCCGCTGCTCTCGTAGGCGCTGGTGCCACTGTGACAGTGCTGGGCCGGAATGCCGCTGTCCTCGACGAAGCGGTCAACGCGGGGGCCGCGCATTTTGCGGCAATTGCTGACGTTTCGGACGAGACCGCTGTAAAGACAGCCATTGCAGCTGCGCATGCGCGGAAGCCGATCGATATCCTGATCGCCAACGCCGGCAGTGCCGAATCCGCGCCCTTTGCGAAATCGGACAGTGCCCTTTTTGCGCGCATGATGGACGTTAACTTCATGGGCGTCGTCCATGCCATCAGCGCAGTGTTGCCGGGGATGAAGGATCGCCCTTACGGCCGTATCGTCGCGATTGCGTCGACAGCCGGGCTCAAGGGTTATGCCTATGTGAGCGCGTACACAGCGGCCAAGCACGCCGTGGTCGGTCTCGTGCGCTCGCTCGCTCTGGAAATGGCCGGCAGTAGCGTGACCGTGAATGCGGTGTGTCCCGGCTTCACCGACACGGATCTCGTCGCCGGCAGCATCGACAATATCATGAAAAGGACCGGGCGCACCCGCGAGCAGGCGATCGCCGAACTCGCAAAGCACAATCCACAGGGGCGCCTGATCACGCCACAGGAAGTGGCAAATGCCGTGCTGTGGTTGTGCAGCGAGCACGCCAGCGCGATCACCGGGCAGGCAATTGCCGTCGCCGGTGGCGAGATCTAG
- a CDS encoding enoyl-CoA hydratase family protein has translation MSRPANPVTVPLADYSPQHFLLAVVDGVATVTLNRPERKNPLTFESYRELTDFFRACAFDDAVKSIVVTGAGGNFSSGGDVFEIIGPLVKMDTKGLTAFTRMTGDLVKAMRACPQPIVAAVDGICAGAGAIVAMASDMRLAASGAKVAFLFNKVGLAGCDMGACAILPRIIGQSRASELLYTGRFMTAEEGERWGFFSRIVAPEQVLAQAQLLAKQIAEGPTFGNTMTKRMLAMEWAMSVEEAIEAEAVAQALCMTTADFERAFHAFANKVKPVFRGD, from the coding sequence ATGAGCAGACCAGCCAATCCCGTCACGGTGCCGCTGGCGGACTATTCGCCGCAGCATTTCCTGCTGGCCGTCGTCGATGGCGTTGCCACCGTAACGCTCAACCGTCCGGAGCGAAAGAATCCGCTGACCTTCGAAAGCTATCGCGAACTGACGGACTTCTTCCGCGCCTGCGCATTCGACGACGCGGTCAAGTCGATCGTCGTCACCGGTGCCGGCGGCAATTTCTCGTCTGGCGGCGACGTGTTCGAGATCATCGGCCCGCTGGTGAAGATGGACACCAAGGGCCTGACGGCGTTCACGCGAATGACCGGCGACCTCGTCAAGGCCATGCGCGCCTGTCCGCAGCCGATCGTGGCCGCGGTCGATGGCATCTGCGCCGGTGCCGGCGCAATCGTCGCCATGGCATCCGACATGCGGCTCGCCGCGAGCGGCGCCAAGGTGGCGTTCCTGTTCAACAAGGTGGGGCTTGCCGGCTGCGACATGGGCGCCTGCGCCATCCTGCCGCGGATCATCGGCCAGTCTCGCGCTTCCGAGCTTCTGTACACAGGCCGGTTCATGACCGCGGAAGAGGGGGAGCGCTGGGGGTTCTTCAGCCGTATCGTCGCGCCGGAGCAGGTGTTGGCCCAGGCACAATTGCTCGCCAAGCAGATCGCGGAAGGGCCGACGTTCGGCAACACCATGACCAAGCGAATGTTGGCCATGGAATGGGCGATGTCGGTGGAGGAAGCGATCGAGGCGGAGGCCGTTGCCCAAGCCCTGTGCATGACGACGGCCGATTTCGAACGCGCTTTTCACGCCTTCGCCAACAAGGTCAAGCCGGTCTTCAGGGGCGATTGA
- a CDS encoding class I adenylate-forming enzyme family protein, translated as MDLCSLIDRNAAFAPGKTAIAFEGQRLSYAAFADRIERTATALKQELGIGRGDRVAILSLNRPDYLVLLYACARLGAILVPLNWRLAVAEQLFILTDAGAKLLVLEQAFEGVIPELARGTAVIGLDFAPPGGTTFESLLTRGAGSSSQDPHADLSCPLLIVYTSGTTGRPKGAVLRQEALFWNGVMSQHMHNMTSDDHVLTVLPFFHVGGLNIQTTAALQLGATVTIHARFTPDTALAAIERDRPTLTVMVPAIIQATSEHPAWATTDLSSLKAVATGSTIVPPHLIERFVTRGVPVLQVYGSTETCPIAIYTRLGGDLSRTGSTGLAGLCCEAKVIDQAGAEVPAGTPGEIAVRGPNVFFEYWGNTDATCDALHDGWYRTGDIGLCDADGYFWVRDRKKNMIISGGENVYPAEVERVLLEHPDVSECAVIGRPDPRWDEVPIAYVIRRSGCRLEADELRAHVQAQLARYKVPRDIVFVADLPRTALGKVQHFLLKQLDAQSRAQGEAM; from the coding sequence GTGGATCTTTGTAGTCTGATCGATCGCAACGCGGCGTTTGCGCCGGGCAAGACAGCCATTGCTTTCGAGGGCCAACGGCTGAGCTATGCAGCGTTCGCCGATCGCATCGAACGGACGGCGACAGCCTTGAAACAAGAGCTCGGAATTGGCCGCGGTGACCGCGTCGCGATCCTGAGCCTAAATCGGCCGGACTATCTGGTCCTGCTCTACGCATGTGCGCGGCTCGGCGCGATACTGGTGCCGCTGAACTGGCGGCTGGCAGTCGCCGAGCAGCTCTTCATCCTCACCGATGCCGGAGCCAAGCTGCTGGTGCTCGAGCAGGCATTTGAGGGCGTTATTCCCGAGCTTGCGCGGGGGACTGCCGTCATCGGCCTCGATTTCGCGCCGCCAGGTGGCACGACGTTCGAAAGCTTGTTGACGCGCGGCGCCGGGAGCAGCAGCCAAGATCCCCACGCCGATCTCTCCTGCCCGCTGCTCATCGTCTACACATCGGGGACGACGGGACGACCGAAGGGCGCGGTGCTGCGCCAGGAAGCTCTGTTCTGGAACGGCGTCATGAGCCAGCACATGCACAACATGACGTCGGACGATCATGTGCTGACCGTATTGCCATTCTTCCATGTCGGTGGCCTCAATATCCAGACGACTGCGGCGCTCCAATTGGGTGCGACCGTCACAATCCACGCTCGCTTCACGCCGGACACAGCGCTTGCAGCCATCGAACGGGATCGGCCAACGCTGACGGTCATGGTGCCGGCGATCATCCAGGCCACTAGCGAGCACCCTGCCTGGGCCACGACCGATCTCTCGTCGCTGAAAGCGGTCGCGACCGGCTCGACCATCGTGCCGCCTCACCTGATCGAGCGCTTCGTCACGCGCGGCGTGCCAGTGCTCCAGGTTTACGGCTCGACGGAGACCTGCCCCATCGCAATCTACACCCGCCTCGGCGGCGACCTGTCGCGCACGGGATCAACCGGACTCGCTGGCCTTTGCTGCGAAGCGAAGGTGATCGATCAGGCCGGCGCCGAGGTGCCTGCGGGCACGCCCGGCGAAATCGCGGTGCGCGGACCGAACGTATTCTTTGAATATTGGGGCAATACGGACGCCACGTGCGACGCGTTGCACGACGGCTGGTATCGCACCGGCGACATCGGCCTGTGCGACGCCGACGGCTATTTCTGGGTCCGCGACCGCAAGAAGAACATGATCATTTCCGGCGGAGAGAACGTCTATCCCGCCGAGGTCGAGCGGGTCCTGCTCGAACACCCTGATGTCAGCGAATGCGCTGTGATCGGAAGGCCGGATCCGCGCTGGGACGAGGTCCCCATCGCTTATGTCATCCGGCGGTCCGGCTGCCGCCTCGAAGCGGATGAGCTGAGAGCGCACGTGCAGGCCCAGCTCGCCCGTTACAAGGTTCCACGCGACATCGTCTTCGTTGCCGACCTGCCGCGCACGGCGCTTGGCAAAGTCCAGCATTTCCTGCTGAAACAGCTCGATGCGCAGTCGCGGGCGCAGGGAGAGGCAATGTGA
- a CDS encoding acyl-CoA dehydrogenase family protein produces the protein MTMQVSKTIGASDKVALDAPIFDPVAFRLSDEQAGIIARAREIGQSVFAGRAAAYDREAIFPTENYRDLHRVGLLGIAVPKKHGGLGANYQTYALAAAEIGRYCGATALTWNMHVCSTLWSGPLADDLDMDPETRAEHEKRRAIHYKRIVEDGAIYSQPFSEGGAAAAGGVAFGTEAKPVEGGWVVNGKKIFASLSGHADYYGVLCTEIEQGEKASRRNTLYLAISAKSQGVSVVGDWDPLGMRGTVSRTLLFKDVFVPEDSALMPRGVYFQAAMRWPHMFLTLSPTYMGLAQASYDFTVRYLRGEVPGMPPVKRRMYPTKQIAVAQMQIKLEQIKGIWFQAVTEARANPSKEQVLRAYAAQYSVMEGANELAALAIRTCGGQAMLRSLPLERIYRDSRCGSLMLPWTAELCLDRIGREALYEAGETDD, from the coding sequence ATGACCATGCAAGTCAGCAAGACAATCGGCGCGAGCGACAAGGTCGCGCTGGATGCGCCGATCTTCGATCCCGTGGCGTTCCGCCTGAGCGACGAACAGGCCGGGATCATCGCGCGGGCACGCGAGATCGGCCAGAGCGTGTTCGCCGGCCGCGCCGCCGCCTACGACCGCGAGGCGATCTTCCCGACCGAGAACTATCGCGATCTGCATCGCGTCGGCCTGCTTGGCATCGCGGTGCCCAAGAAGCACGGCGGGCTCGGAGCCAATTATCAGACCTATGCCCTGGCGGCCGCGGAGATCGGCCGCTATTGCGGTGCGACTGCCCTCACCTGGAACATGCATGTTTGCTCGACGCTGTGGTCGGGGCCTTTGGCCGATGACCTCGACATGGATCCGGAGACCCGCGCAGAGCACGAAAAGCGGCGCGCCATCCACTACAAGCGTATTGTCGAGGACGGCGCGATCTACTCTCAGCCTTTCTCCGAGGGCGGCGCAGCAGCAGCCGGCGGCGTCGCCTTCGGCACGGAAGCGAAGCCTGTCGAAGGTGGCTGGGTCGTCAATGGCAAGAAGATCTTTGCATCACTTTCCGGCCATGCCGATTATTACGGCGTGCTCTGCACCGAGATTGAGCAAGGCGAGAAGGCCTCACGCCGCAATACGCTTTATCTCGCGATATCGGCGAAGTCGCAGGGCGTTTCCGTCGTCGGCGATTGGGATCCGCTCGGCATGCGCGGCACGGTCTCGCGAACGCTGCTGTTCAAGGACGTTTTCGTGCCGGAGGATTCCGCGCTGATGCCACGCGGCGTCTATTTTCAGGCCGCGATGCGCTGGCCGCACATGTTCCTGACGCTGTCGCCGACCTATATGGGCCTCGCCCAAGCGTCTTACGACTTCACCGTTCGTTATCTGCGCGGTGAGGTCCCCGGCATGCCGCCGGTGAAGCGCCGGATGTACCCGACCAAGCAGATTGCAGTCGCGCAAATGCAGATCAAGCTGGAGCAGATCAAGGGGATCTGGTTCCAGGCCGTCACGGAGGCGCGCGCCAACCCGAGCAAGGAGCAGGTGCTGCGCGCCTACGCCGCACAATATTCGGTGATGGAAGGCGCCAATGAGCTCGCTGCGCTCGCGATCCGCACCTGCGGTGGTCAGGCCATGCTCCGCTCGCTCCCACTGGAGCGCATCTATCGCGACAGCCGCTGCGGCTCGCTGATGCTACCCTGGACAGCCGAGCTCTGCCTCGACCGGATCGGCCGCGAGGCGCTTTACGAGGCCGGCGAAACGGACGACTAA
- a CDS encoding alpha/beta fold hydrolase, protein MSQPAPMITRDGRFAYEAAGDEGATPLIFLHGIGGAARAWRQQLATFGDRFRAIAWDMPGYGGSAPLASVSIAALADALQQFIVQIGAEKPILVGHSIGGMIVQKWLVQSPKSARAVVLAQTSPAFGKAEGDWQKSFIAARLGPLDRGETMKSLAPSLVKELVGDAPDPRGMELARECMANVPEASYRAMMLALIGFDQRGTLKDISVPTLLLSGSKDNNAPAPMMAKTATYIPSVEYVELPGVGHLANLERPDVFDKALGGFIDPFAANHG, encoded by the coding sequence GTGTCGCAGCCTGCGCCAATGATAACAAGGGATGGTCGCTTCGCCTACGAAGCCGCGGGCGATGAGGGCGCGACGCCTCTGATTTTCCTGCATGGCATCGGTGGCGCTGCGCGGGCCTGGCGGCAGCAGCTTGCGACATTTGGCGACCGCTTCCGCGCAATCGCATGGGACATGCCCGGTTACGGCGGATCGGCGCCACTCGCAAGCGTCAGCATCGCGGCCCTGGCCGATGCACTCCAGCAATTTATCGTGCAGATTGGCGCGGAGAAGCCCATCCTGGTCGGTCATTCAATCGGCGGCATGATCGTCCAAAAATGGCTGGTGCAATCGCCGAAATCGGCGCGCGCGGTTGTCCTGGCACAGACCAGCCCCGCCTTCGGCAAGGCCGAAGGCGACTGGCAGAAATCATTCATCGCCGCGCGGCTGGGCCCGCTCGACCGCGGCGAGACCATGAAGTCGCTGGCACCGTCCCTCGTGAAAGAGCTCGTCGGTGACGCTCCTGATCCCAGGGGGATGGAGCTTGCCCGCGAGTGCATGGCAAACGTGCCGGAGGCGAGCTATCGCGCCATGATGTTGGCATTGATTGGCTTTGACCAGCGCGGCACGCTCAAAGACATATCGGTCCCAACGCTGCTGCTGTCCGGTTCCAAGGACAACAATGCCCCCGCGCCGATGATGGCGAAGACCGCCACCTACATCCCTTCGGTCGAATATGTCGAACTGCCCGGCGTCGGCCATCTCGCCAACCTTGAACGGCCGGATGTCTTCGACAAGGCGCTCGGCGGGTTCATCGATCCTTTTGCCGCAAACCACGGGTGA